One genomic segment of Prosthecobacter fusiformis includes these proteins:
- a CDS encoding family 16 glycoside hydrolase codes for MRFSFFLALSLFGTVHAADKKKEQPMTPGGVYRAHDMNRPRPPVITPPSFGTQEKAGTPPSDAIVLFDGKDLSQWKREPRKDSPPGDDKPQWKIENGYMEIVGRSGSIRTREAFKGDYQLHLEWATPAEVVGNGQGRGNSGVFIAGFPEIQVLDSYQNDTYPDGQAAGLYSSYPPMVNASRKPGEWQTYDIFFERAKNGGKAKLTIIHNGIVVQYMREFDSTVQEGDLLLQDHLNPVRYRNIWLRPLLVDSDKSGTPPLAKPSATPQPVKTAAPSAPPASKAPTAKAQVIRLKTMTAQMKYDQTEFTVRPGQPVKIIFENGDDLPHNIVFCQPGTDTATMAIKQMENPEAALKRNWLPDDPRIWLHSKMLNPHETDTLTFLAPEKNGDYPFVCTFPGHALTMNGRMKVMPMGEGLKDLKYALYLGAWDKLPDFSTLTPHREGVVEDNLVQIKLDDYKNEFGIVFTGQLHAPKTGSHRFYIAGDDGVRLKIDGKTIVEHDGIHPTEIKEGSTQLDAGPHEFRLEYFQAQGDIAVFAAWKGTNFDVTPLSTWMPKGWEKGAKGRKKNDFDPIPLVVKEAPIVYRNFIAGAGNRGIAVGYPGGVSIAWSAEQMNLALLWRGAFMDASKHWNSRGGGYQPPLGYDVLSPAFGQPLAVLASPDAPWPALQERASGYAWKGYRLDTQRHPTFMYEWNGLKVEDHSTAAKDQLQRTLKLTGSIPANTYLRLATGKIEAKDDRFLVDAGKLDLAGRGFENKLQITAPGARIIGENLLLPVTGNAITITYSWPQ; via the coding sequence ATGCGCTTTTCCTTTTTTCTGGCCCTCAGTTTGTTTGGCACCGTCCACGCTGCCGATAAAAAGAAAGAGCAGCCCATGACCCCTGGTGGAGTCTATCGCGCGCATGATATGAATAGGCCTCGGCCGCCGGTCATCACGCCGCCAAGCTTCGGCACTCAGGAAAAAGCAGGCACGCCGCCATCCGATGCCATTGTCCTTTTTGACGGCAAGGACCTCTCCCAGTGGAAGCGCGAGCCCCGCAAGGACTCCCCTCCCGGTGATGACAAACCCCAGTGGAAAATTGAAAACGGCTACATGGAAATCGTTGGCCGCAGCGGCAGTATTCGCACCCGTGAAGCATTCAAAGGCGATTACCAGCTCCATCTCGAATGGGCCACTCCGGCCGAGGTCGTCGGCAATGGCCAGGGCAGGGGAAACAGTGGTGTCTTCATCGCAGGTTTTCCGGAAATCCAGGTCCTCGATTCCTACCAAAACGATACTTACCCCGATGGTCAGGCCGCAGGTTTATACAGCAGTTATCCCCCCATGGTGAATGCCAGTCGCAAGCCCGGCGAATGGCAGACCTATGATATCTTTTTCGAGCGCGCCAAAAACGGTGGCAAGGCAAAACTCACCATCATCCACAATGGTATCGTGGTGCAGTACATGCGCGAATTCGACAGTACCGTTCAGGAAGGTGACCTGCTCCTTCAGGACCACCTCAACCCAGTGCGCTATCGCAATATCTGGCTACGCCCGCTCTTGGTTGATTCGGACAAATCCGGCACACCGCCCCTGGCAAAACCTTCCGCAACGCCTCAGCCTGTCAAAACTGCAGCACCCTCTGCGCCTCCTGCGTCAAAAGCTCCTACAGCCAAGGCCCAGGTCATTCGTCTGAAGACCATGACCGCACAGATGAAGTATGACCAGACAGAGTTCACTGTCCGTCCAGGGCAGCCTGTGAAAATCATCTTCGAAAACGGCGACGACCTTCCCCACAACATCGTCTTTTGCCAGCCCGGCACCGATACCGCCACCATGGCCATCAAGCAGATGGAAAACCCTGAGGCCGCCCTCAAGCGCAATTGGCTGCCGGATGATCCCCGCATCTGGCTCCACTCGAAGATGCTCAATCCGCATGAGACTGACACCCTCACTTTTTTAGCCCCAGAAAAAAACGGTGATTATCCCTTCGTCTGCACATTCCCCGGTCATGCTTTGACCATGAATGGCAGGATGAAAGTCATGCCCATGGGAGAAGGCCTGAAGGATCTCAAATATGCCCTGTATCTGGGTGCTTGGGACAAGTTGCCCGATTTCTCCACACTCACACCTCATCGTGAAGGTGTGGTTGAGGACAACCTCGTCCAGATCAAGCTGGACGATTATAAGAACGAGTTCGGCATTGTCTTCACCGGCCAGCTTCATGCGCCGAAGACAGGCAGCCACCGTTTCTACATCGCCGGGGATGACGGCGTCAGACTCAAGATTGATGGCAAGACGATTGTCGAGCATGACGGCATTCACCCCACGGAGATCAAGGAGGGTAGCACCCAATTGGACGCCGGTCCCCACGAGTTCCGTCTCGAATACTTCCAGGCCCAGGGTGACATCGCTGTCTTCGCTGCCTGGAAAGGCACCAACTTTGACGTCACACCCCTTTCTACCTGGATGCCCAAGGGCTGGGAAAAAGGTGCCAAGGGCAGGAAGAAAAACGACTTTGATCCTATCCCCCTTGTCGTGAAGGAAGCGCCGATTGTTTACCGCAATTTCATTGCCGGTGCGGGAAATCGTGGCATTGCCGTCGGCTACCCCGGTGGCGTCAGCATTGCCTGGAGCGCAGAGCAGATGAACCTCGCCCTTCTCTGGCGCGGTGCCTTTATGGATGCGTCCAAGCACTGGAACAGCCGTGGCGGCGGATATCAGCCTCCTTTAGGTTATGATGTCCTCAGCCCAGCATTCGGCCAGCCACTAGCCGTTCTAGCCTCGCCGGATGCCCCCTGGCCAGCCCTCCAGGAACGTGCTTCTGGTTATGCCTGGAAAGGTTATCGCCTGGATACCCAAAGACACCCCACCTTCATGTATGAATGGAACGGCCTGAAGGTGGAGGACCATAGCACCGCCGCGAAAGACCAGTTACAGCGCACCCTGAAGCTCACCGGTTCCATCCCTGCAAATACCTACCTCCGCCTTGCCACTGGCAAGATCGAAGCCAAAGACGACCGTTTCCTTGTGGACGCCGGTAAGCTCGACCTCGCAGGCCGTGGCTTTGAAAACAAGCTTCAGATCACCGCCCCCGGTGCCCGTATCATCGGCGAAAATCTCCTCCTCCCCGTCACCGGCAACGCGATCACCATCACCTACTCCTGGCCACAGTAA
- a CDS encoding nucleotidyltransferase has product MSTLEQAAVLMLKALHETGIPHMLVGGFTTNYYGIARSTKDVDIVVELPSRAPLLEVEKRLPSTFEFDSQITFETITGNLRHIVHIKGTPFVIELFELRDEPFQKERFHRRKELYVPQLDIVVTIPTAEDVVIQKLRWGRSKDIDDARDVLAVQADRLDYAYIEDWCRKLGRFETYQQVRATVPNI; this is encoded by the coding sequence ATGAGTACTCTCGAACAAGCGGCTGTCCTTATGCTCAAGGCTCTGCATGAGACGGGCATTCCTCATATGCTGGTAGGCGGATTTACCACCAATTATTACGGTATCGCACGTTCAACCAAGGATGTGGACATCGTGGTCGAACTTCCTTCCCGTGCACCTTTGTTAGAAGTGGAAAAGCGCTTGCCATCCACTTTTGAATTCGATTCGCAAATCACATTTGAAACCATCACGGGAAACCTTCGCCACATCGTTCACATCAAAGGCACACCTTTTGTTATCGAGCTTTTTGAACTGCGAGATGAACCTTTTCAGAAAGAGCGATTTCATCGGCGCAAGGAACTTTACGTTCCTCAATTAGACATCGTGGTTACCATTCCCACGGCCGAGGACGTGGTCATTCAAAAGCTCCGTTGGGGGCGCTCAAAGGACATTGATGATGCCCGTGACGTTCTGGCAGTTCAGGCGGACAGACTTGATTACGCCTACATTGAAGACTGGTGTCGCAAGCTGGGCCGGTTTGAAACTTACCAGCAGGTCCGTGCCACGGTGCCTAACATTTGA
- a CDS encoding DUF7133 domain-containing protein, whose product MKSAVLLSLLAVVPLFAADPVEADFYKITTFTTPTETAMEVGSVELLPDGKLALGTRRGEIWIVSNAQQSDPAKVEYKLFASGLHEVLGLGYKEGALYATTRYEITRIKDVDGDGRADVFENFNDGWGVSGDYHEYALGSRFDKNGDLWVTLCLTGSFTSKVPFRGWALRVKPDGTLVPTASGIRSPGGVGFDADGEVYYVDNQGPWHGSSTLQHLVPGSFQGHPAGNEWYSIAPNMGPRPLDPVKEAFIGDRKRGQPNPAGDNDRMVMERKRIKELLPPAVYLVHAKIGNSPTFIICDESQGKFGPFQSQLFIADQSHSNVSRVFLETVNGIKQGVVIPFRGEFSSGLIGGRMDAEGKLYTGGSDRGWGARGGKPFCFEKLEWTGKVPFEIHEMHVKPDGFELTFTQPVDAKTAGDIASYSMREFTYAYREDYGGPEVDEIIPKITSAKVAADGKSVYLTLSPLTQGHVHELHLDGVKNTQGQPILHPVAYYTLNEIPK is encoded by the coding sequence ATGAAATCTGCCGTTCTCTTATCTCTTCTTGCAGTTGTTCCCCTTTTCGCCGCTGATCCGGTGGAGGCGGATTTTTACAAGATCACGACCTTCACCACGCCCACTGAGACTGCAATGGAAGTGGGCTCCGTGGAACTGCTGCCAGATGGCAAGCTCGCCTTGGGCACTCGCCGTGGGGAGATCTGGATCGTCTCCAATGCCCAGCAGTCCGATCCGGCAAAAGTGGAGTATAAGCTCTTTGCCTCCGGCCTTCATGAAGTGCTCGGCCTCGGGTATAAGGAAGGAGCACTGTATGCCACCACGCGCTATGAGATCACTCGCATCAAGGATGTAGATGGAGACGGCCGGGCGGATGTATTCGAAAATTTCAATGATGGCTGGGGCGTCTCCGGTGACTATCACGAATACGCTCTCGGCAGCCGCTTTGACAAGAATGGCGACCTTTGGGTCACCCTCTGCCTCACCGGTTCATTCACCAGCAAAGTACCTTTCCGCGGCTGGGCATTGCGAGTGAAACCCGATGGCACCTTGGTTCCGACTGCCAGCGGCATTCGGAGTCCAGGCGGTGTGGGTTTCGATGCCGATGGCGAGGTTTATTATGTGGACAACCAGGGCCCCTGGCATGGTTCCTCTACTCTCCAGCATCTCGTTCCCGGCTCATTCCAGGGCCATCCTGCGGGCAATGAATGGTATTCCATCGCGCCTAACATGGGGCCGCGTCCTCTGGATCCGGTTAAAGAAGCCTTCATCGGTGATCGCAAACGGGGTCAGCCGAATCCCGCAGGAGACAACGACCGGATGGTCATGGAACGCAAGCGCATCAAGGAACTCCTGCCGCCCGCCGTTTACCTCGTCCATGCCAAGATCGGCAACTCACCCACCTTCATCATCTGTGATGAAAGCCAGGGTAAGTTCGGGCCCTTTCAGAGCCAGCTTTTCATTGCCGACCAGAGTCACAGCAACGTCAGCCGCGTCTTCCTGGAAACCGTCAATGGCATCAAACAGGGCGTCGTCATCCCTTTCAGGGGCGAGTTCTCTAGCGGCCTGATTGGTGGGCGCATGGATGCAGAGGGTAAACTTTATACCGGTGGCAGTGATCGTGGTTGGGGTGCCCGTGGGGGGAAGCCCTTCTGCTTTGAAAAGCTCGAATGGACTGGCAAAGTGCCTTTCGAAATCCATGAGATGCATGTCAAACCGGATGGCTTTGAACTCACCTTCACCCAGCCCGTCGATGCAAAGACCGCAGGCGATATCGCCAGTTACTCAATGCGCGAATTCACCTATGCTTATCGCGAAGACTACGGCGGTCCTGAAGTAGATGAGATCATTCCCAAGATCACTTCAGCCAAAGTCGCAGCCGATGGCAAGTCCGTTTACCTCACCCTATCCCCTTTGACCCAAGGTCATGTCCATGAGTTGCACCTGGATGGCGTCAAGAATACCCAAGGCCAGCCCATCCTTCATCCCGTGGCCTACTATACTCTCAACGAGATTCCCAAGTGA
- the menB gene encoding 1,4-dihydroxy-2-naphthoyl-CoA synthase, with the protein MWNTIQTFQDIKLEKTADGIGKLTINRPEVRNAFRPQTVKEMLIALDILHEDREVGVIILCGEGPLAFCSGGDQKVRGDAGYIGDDGVPRLNILDVQRKIRTLPKPVVAMVAGYAIGGGHVLHVVCDLTIAADNARFGQTGPKVGSFDGGLGSSYLARIVGQKKAREIWYLCRQYDAQQALDMGLVNTVVPLDKLEEETVKWCREMLEHSPLALRCLKASLNADCDGQMGLLDLAGNATLLYYMSEEAKEGKNAFVEKRKPDFSQFPRVP; encoded by the coding sequence ATGTGGAACACCATCCAGACCTTCCAGGACATCAAGCTTGAAAAGACCGCCGACGGCATCGGCAAGCTCACCATCAACCGGCCGGAGGTGCGCAATGCCTTCCGCCCGCAGACGGTGAAGGAGATGCTCATCGCCCTGGACATTCTGCATGAGGACCGTGAGGTGGGAGTGATCATTCTCTGCGGCGAAGGTCCCCTGGCCTTTTGCTCTGGTGGTGACCAGAAGGTGCGAGGAGATGCCGGTTACATTGGTGATGATGGCGTTCCACGGCTGAACATCCTGGATGTGCAGCGCAAGATCCGCACGCTGCCGAAGCCGGTCGTCGCCATGGTGGCGGGATACGCCATTGGCGGTGGTCATGTGCTGCATGTCGTCTGCGACCTGACCATTGCTGCGGACAATGCCCGCTTCGGTCAGACAGGCCCCAAGGTGGGTTCCTTTGATGGTGGACTCGGCTCCAGCTATCTGGCGCGCATTGTCGGCCAGAAGAAGGCACGGGAGATCTGGTATCTCTGCCGTCAATACGATGCCCAGCAGGCGCTGGACATGGGTCTGGTGAATACCGTGGTACCACTGGACAAGTTGGAAGAGGAGACCGTCAAATGGTGCCGTGAGATGCTGGAGCACAGCCCTCTGGCGCTGCGCTGTCTGAAGGCTTCTTTGAATGCCGATTGTGATGGCCAGATGGGCCTGCTTGACCTCGCTGGCAATGCCACTCTTCTCTATTACATGAGCGAAGAGGCCAAGGAGGGCAAGAATGCCTTCGTGGAAAAGCGGAAGCCAGACTTCAGCCAGTTCCCGCGAGTTCCATGA
- a CDS encoding PfkB family carbohydrate kinase — translation MSVIIAGTVALDNVKTPQDAQENLLGGSASYAALAASIFTPEVHLVGIIGHDFPEAHLNLLSSKGISLDGVERSEGASFTWSGEYHDDMNSRTTHNVAINVLEHWTPKLSTAGAAAKIAVLANMSPDNQMQTLEQCSGADFITADTMDLWISIANDRLHDVLKKIDLLVINDGEAKEFAQTTNLVEAGRRLQAKGPRFVIVKRGEHGSFLFGEKPEDFFACAAYPLSSVFDPTGAGDSFLGGLAGWLSANGKTKPTFADLKTAVVHGSVTASYTCEAFSTHKLQTVTKEDVTARLNELKLYTDFVA, via the coding sequence ATGTCTGTTATCATCGCCGGAACCGTCGCCCTGGACAACGTCAAGACTCCTCAGGATGCCCAGGAGAATCTGCTCGGCGGATCCGCCTCGTATGCAGCCCTGGCCGCCAGCATCTTCACCCCGGAAGTACACCTTGTCGGCATCATCGGCCACGACTTTCCTGAAGCTCACCTGAATCTTCTGAGCAGCAAGGGCATCTCCCTGGACGGCGTGGAGCGCAGCGAAGGTGCATCCTTCACCTGGAGTGGTGAATACCATGACGACATGAACAGCCGCACCACTCACAATGTGGCCATCAACGTCCTGGAGCATTGGACTCCGAAGCTTTCCACTGCCGGAGCCGCTGCCAAGATCGCCGTGCTGGCCAACATGAGCCCGGACAACCAGATGCAGACCCTGGAACAGTGCTCAGGAGCTGACTTCATCACAGCCGATACCATGGACCTGTGGATCAGCATCGCCAATGACCGTCTGCATGACGTCCTCAAGAAGATCGACCTCCTGGTCATCAATGACGGTGAGGCCAAGGAATTCGCCCAGACCACCAACCTCGTCGAAGCTGGCCGTCGCCTCCAGGCCAAAGGCCCGCGGTTTGTCATCGTCAAGCGTGGTGAGCATGGCAGCTTCCTCTTCGGAGAAAAGCCGGAGGATTTCTTTGCCTGCGCCGCCTATCCTCTCAGTTCCGTGTTCGACCCGACCGGTGCCGGAGATTCCTTCCTCGGAGGTCTGGCAGGCTGGCTTTCCGCCAATGGCAAGACCAAGCCCACCTTTGCCGACCTGAAGACCGCTGTGGTCCATGGCAGTGTCACCGCCAGCTATACCTGTGAAGCCTTCAGCACCCACAAGCTGCAGACCGTCACCAAGGAGGACGTGACCGCCCGCCTCAATGAACTGAAGCTTTACACGGACTTCGTGGCGTAA
- a CDS encoding OmpA family protein produces the protein MRFSIFLITLALLPMVMILHGWTYTEKQLPGLRDQAITALRDQGIRSVVVDIRYLDLRIAGDAPDMISLEKARAAVRAIGPLRVVSDELNIPANLQAQQDADSLVIKGWLPTEDNTHEVTQLIRKLRPDLNLNTEELRSSPMVRWPDGEKAPLTADSILMIPIVEKLRVSPWLDITQDAMGLRLKGLLPANGLRSALVSALNGESVETLLESTHTIPSAFADPATLIPFVKYFFDGTSQRRFAINDQGEPLIEGAATRSLESEWLALLRPVTGGKKVTSNLTFYPSELHFPGRQLASPLVAQQAEALKAALAEQLISFEPGSSVLSSGEQARLAAMTPLLLTAGPAVRLVIGGHPSPDDSSARQENLAKTRAEQVYSFLVEQGLPASDVQIVAFDSVPAGTPGAPGQSDSVEILLR, from the coding sequence ATGAGATTTTCCATCTTCCTCATTACCCTGGCTTTGCTGCCCATGGTGATGATTTTGCATGGATGGACCTATACCGAAAAGCAACTTCCTGGTCTGCGTGATCAGGCGATTACCGCGCTGCGTGACCAGGGTATACGGTCCGTGGTCGTGGATATTCGTTATCTGGATCTGCGGATTGCCGGCGATGCACCCGATATGATCTCTTTGGAGAAGGCGCGGGCCGCCGTACGCGCCATTGGACCTCTGCGTGTGGTGTCGGATGAGCTCAATATTCCTGCCAATTTACAGGCTCAACAGGATGCAGACTCCCTCGTTATCAAGGGGTGGCTACCTACTGAAGATAATACGCATGAGGTGACCCAGCTCATCCGCAAGCTGCGTCCGGATCTGAACTTGAACACAGAGGAGCTTCGATCCAGTCCCATGGTTCGCTGGCCGGATGGCGAAAAAGCACCGCTGACAGCAGACAGCATCCTCATGATCCCCATTGTGGAAAAGCTGCGGGTCAGCCCCTGGCTGGACATCACGCAGGATGCGATGGGGCTTCGCCTCAAAGGTCTGCTTCCCGCCAATGGGCTCAGATCCGCTTTGGTTTCGGCGCTGAACGGTGAATCCGTGGAGACCCTGCTGGAGAGCACACATACGATTCCCTCAGCCTTTGCTGATCCGGCCACACTGATTCCCTTTGTGAAATACTTTTTCGATGGGACCTCCCAGCGTCGTTTTGCCATCAATGATCAGGGGGAGCCGTTGATCGAAGGAGCGGCGACACGGTCTTTGGAAAGTGAATGGTTAGCCCTTTTACGCCCCGTCACGGGTGGAAAAAAGGTGACTTCTAACCTCACCTTTTATCCTTCAGAACTGCATTTCCCAGGGCGTCAACTCGCCAGCCCACTGGTAGCTCAGCAAGCGGAGGCTTTGAAAGCGGCGCTCGCGGAGCAACTGATCAGCTTTGAGCCAGGTAGCTCGGTTTTGAGCTCGGGTGAACAGGCACGGCTTGCGGCGATGACCCCGCTTTTGTTGACTGCCGGCCCTGCGGTGCGTCTGGTCATCGGTGGCCATCCAAGCCCGGATGACAGTTCTGCGCGGCAGGAGAACCTGGCCAAAACGCGTGCAGAACAGGTCTATTCATTCCTAGTTGAACAGGGCCTGCCTGCCAGCGATGTACAAATTGTCGCTTTTGATTCAGTCCCGGCTGGCACGCCGGGCGCTCCTGGCCAGAGTGATAGTGTTGAGATATTGCTTCGTTAA